CAAGCTTTTCAGCATCAATGCTGTTTATGATTGCAACTGCTATTCCGCCGGTACTTATGTCCACATCCTTAACTTTCATTCTCATTGTATCACCGCTTTAGCATCAATTCACATCAAGGTATTCCTTCCTGTAAATGTCAACCAATGTAGAAAAGACTGCAAGGATTATGGGCCCTATGAAAATTCCTGTAAAGCCGAAAAAGGCAAGCCCTCCTGCAATCCCGAAAAATATAATCAGCGGATGTATTTTGGCGCGGTCTCCGATAAGCTTTGGCTTCATTATGTTGTCAATGAAGCTTATAATGCAGAAACCGTATATG
This DNA window, taken from Candidatus Woesearchaeota archaeon, encodes the following:
- a CDS encoding AI-2E family transporter, encoding IYGFCIISFIDNIMKPKLIGDRAKIHPLIIFFGIAGGLAFFGFTGIFIGPIILAVFSTLVDIYRKEYLDVN